In Flavobacterium sp. N1736, the following are encoded in one genomic region:
- the mug gene encoding G/U mismatch-specific DNA glycosylase, whose product MLTDYITKDLKVLFCGINPGLKSAFDGHHFSGRSNRFWKVLNQSGFTPQQIEPENDFTILDFGYGLTTAVARPTVRADELSKDEFKDSIDIFKNKIKQYQPQYIAFLGKAAYVAFSGKKQILWGLQSEDFCGAKVWILPNPSGLNRGFPIADLVTHYAELYQVISKI is encoded by the coding sequence ATGTTAACCGATTATATAACAAAAGACTTAAAGGTTCTTTTTTGTGGAATTAATCCCGGCTTGAAATCTGCTTTTGACGGACATCATTTTTCCGGAAGAAGCAATCGGTTTTGGAAGGTTTTGAATCAGTCCGGTTTTACACCTCAGCAAATCGAACCTGAAAATGACTTTACTATTCTCGATTTTGGTTATGGTTTAACTACCGCGGTTGCAAGACCAACAGTTCGCGCAGATGAACTTTCTAAAGATGAATTTAAAGATTCGATTGACATTTTTAAAAATAAAATAAAGCAGTATCAACCTCAATATATTGCTTTTCTTGGGAAGGCTGCTTACGTAGCATTTTCAGGTAAAAAACAAATTTTATGGGGATTACAATCCGAAGATTTTTGTGGTGCCAAAGTCTGGATTCTGCCTAATCCCAGTGGTTTAAACCGCGGATTTCCTATTGCAGATCTTGTTACTCATTATGCTGAATTATATCAGGTTATTTCAAAAATATAA
- a CDS encoding DNA-3-methyladenine glycosylase, which yields MEKLAFSYYLNQDVIFLAKDLLGKVLYTQIDGEITAGIIVETEAYFGVQDKASHAYGGRRTNRTETLYNQGGISYVYLCYGIHNLFNIVSSVEGEPHAVLIRAIEPLVGKDIMEFRRNMSATKPAISSGPGSAAKALGIDRSFNEKDLTGEEIWVEDHGIKYPEDAIVALPRVGVAYAQEDALLPWRFFVKDNKYVSKPNKI from the coding sequence ATGGAAAAGTTAGCGTTCTCCTATTACCTTAATCAAGATGTAATTTTTTTGGCGAAAGATCTTTTGGGTAAAGTACTTTACACGCAAATCGACGGAGAAATTACGGCAGGAATAATTGTAGAAACCGAGGCTTATTTTGGTGTTCAGGATAAAGCTTCGCATGCATACGGCGGGCGACGCACTAACCGAACCGAAACATTATATAACCAGGGCGGTATTTCGTATGTTTATTTATGCTACGGAATTCACAATCTATTTAATATCGTAAGTTCTGTTGAAGGTGAACCACACGCCGTTTTGATACGAGCAATTGAACCTTTAGTAGGAAAAGATATTATGGAATTCAGGCGCAATATGTCTGCAACAAAACCCGCAATTTCGTCCGGTCCGGGTTCTGCGGCAAAAGCTTTGGGAATAGATCGTTCTTTTAATGAAAAAGATTTAACCGGAGAAGAAATCTGGGTCGAAGATCATGGCATCAAATATCCCGAAGATGCTATTGTCGCATTGCCACGTGTAGGTGTTGCATACGCTCAGGAAGATGCGCTCTTGCCTTGGCGCTTTTTTGTTAAAGACAATAAATATGTGAGCAAACCAAATAAGATTTAA
- a CDS encoding helix-turn-helix domain-containing protein — protein sequence MSKTKLHEMRIQKQILQEEMANLVGMKQATYSRKERGISKITMEEWEIMSKILQVEITAIYQDFSRKNQMVSNLKSPHLDIPNYILEEIDFLKRENLELKEEIILLKEKLKGIIKLI from the coding sequence GTGAGCAAAACAAAACTGCATGAAATGCGCATACAAAAGCAAATACTGCAAGAAGAAATGGCAAACTTAGTGGGCATGAAACAAGCGACATATAGCAGGAAAGAGCGCGGAATTTCAAAAATAACAATGGAGGAATGGGAAATAATGTCTAAAATTCTCCAAGTTGAAATAACAGCTATTTATCAGGATTTTTCAAGAAAAAATCAAATGGTAAGTAACTTAAAAAGTCCTCATTTAGATATTCCAAATTATATACTTGAAGAAATCGACTTTCTAAAAAGAGAAAATTTAGAACTTAAAGAGGAAATAATACTGCTAAAAGAAAAATTGAAAGGTATTATAAAATTAATCTAA
- a CDS encoding phosphatase PAP2 family protein codes for MRKISILALLLMISFNAVAQNIKVNDSIKLDTVQNIKFNYKQLIIPAVLIGYGFWGMESGQIKSFNSQIRDEFTEDIDRKVSIDDFSRYVPAVSVYALNAFGVKGKNNMRDRSVILGTSVILTTTAVFALKSITNVERPDETSNNSFPSGHTAIAFAGAEFLYQEYKDQSIWYGVAGYAVAAGTGIFRLYNNRHWLTDVAAGAGIGILCTKAAYWMNPYLTRKLFGKKENKSTSFIMPAYDGKSFTINYIKSF; via the coding sequence ATGAGAAAAATCAGCATCCTTGCACTCTTACTAATGATATCTTTTAATGCTGTAGCGCAAAACATAAAGGTAAATGACAGTATAAAATTGGATACTGTTCAAAATATCAAATTCAACTACAAGCAGCTAATTATTCCGGCAGTTCTTATTGGTTACGGATTTTGGGGAATGGAAAGCGGTCAGATTAAAAGTTTTAATTCGCAGATTCGTGATGAATTTACAGAAGATATTGATCGTAAAGTTTCTATTGATGATTTCTCCAGATATGTTCCGGCAGTTTCTGTTTATGCGTTGAATGCTTTTGGTGTAAAAGGCAAAAATAATATGCGGGATCGTTCCGTAATATTAGGAACATCGGTTATATTGACAACCACTGCGGTTTTTGCATTAAAATCCATAACTAATGTCGAAAGACCGGACGAAACTTCTAACAACTCTTTTCCATCGGGACATACCGCGATTGCTTTTGCCGGTGCCGAATTTTTATATCAGGAATATAAAGACCAATCAATATGGTATGGCGTTGCGGGTTATGCCGTTGCCGCCGGAACGGGAATCTTCAGACTGTACAATAACAGACACTGGCTTACTGATGTTGCGGCCGGAGCCGGAATTGGAATTTTGTGTACAAAAGCAGCTTATTGGATGAATCCTTACTTAACACGAAAATTGTTTGGAAAAAAAGAAAACAAATCTACCTCTTTTATAATGCCGGCTTATGACGGAAAAAGTTTTACGATTAATTATATAAAAAGTTTTTAG
- a CDS encoding diacylglycerol/lipid kinase family protein: MTYIHFIINPISGNGKHNLAASYILQHFPVGEYKIAVDYTNHKSHAVELTKAAVKQNPDYIVACGGDGTINEVASCLVNTSIILGIIPVGSGNGLASNLNIPRDFKKAIDIIKNGKTTFMDVGKINEFYFFSNMGIGIDALIIKKYERSGNRTLSSYVKAALSSSFQYKAKSAIVCFQDQKIEINPFMLFISNSNEMGYNMSLTPKASLKDGVLDMVIIPELSFIEKLLLGFNVLRNTIEKFKKAKHYLVKEVNIEMPSKIFIDAQIDGEQRNLKSNIINVGILSNGLQVLV; the protein is encoded by the coding sequence ATGACATACATTCATTTTATTATAAATCCTATTTCAGGAAACGGCAAACATAATTTGGCTGCTTCCTATATTCTTCAGCATTTTCCTGTTGGAGAATATAAAATTGCAGTAGATTATACAAATCATAAATCGCATGCTGTTGAATTAACCAAAGCTGCCGTAAAACAAAATCCTGACTATATTGTGGCGTGTGGCGGAGACGGAACTATTAATGAAGTTGCATCCTGTTTGGTAAATACGTCAATTATTTTAGGAATAATTCCCGTAGGATCAGGAAATGGTCTTGCATCAAATTTAAATATTCCAAGAGATTTTAAAAAAGCAATTGACATTATCAAGAATGGAAAAACAACTTTTATGGATGTCGGGAAAATAAACGAGTTTTATTTTTTTAGCAATATGGGAATTGGAATTGATGCTTTAATTATAAAAAAATACGAACGTTCCGGCAACAGAACTTTATCTTCTTATGTAAAAGCGGCACTTTCTTCAAGTTTTCAATACAAAGCCAAGTCGGCTATTGTTTGTTTTCAGGATCAAAAAATAGAGATTAATCCGTTTATGCTGTTTATTTCAAATTCAAACGAAATGGGTTATAATATGAGTTTAACACCAAAAGCAAGCCTTAAAGATGGTGTTTTGGATATGGTGATAATTCCCGAATTGTCTTTTATCGAAAAACTGCTATTAGGATTTAATGTGCTTCGAAATACAATTGAAAAATTCAAAAAAGCAAAGCATTATTTAGTAAAAGAGGTAAACATTGAAATGCCTTCAAAAATATTTATTGATGCCCAGATTGATGGTGAACAGCGCAATTTAAAAAGCAATATTATAAACGTTGGCATACTCTCAAATGGTTTACAAGTATTGGTTTAA
- a CDS encoding LTA synthase family protein, whose product MSILSPRFGRYSLLFHFMIWFLILSQILRFSFFVWQYDEVSWNIFDVLKTLFTGLFFDIGTISFISLSGIIYYTLMPNRWIGSLVDKIFVSFFTALTTFILVFTFFAELTFWDEFKTRFNFIAVDYLIYTHEVVANIEQSYPLPILVGGVLLLTAVFLFIFYKKNAFADTFIYEASVKTRLFILSGFAAIALFFCFFISNYQAEWSSNRYNSEISKSGIYSFFAAFRNNQMKYVDFYTSIDNNKAFGIIKNKLADSNSKFDSKGYSIHRTITDSTTSLENKNVVFILVESLSGSFLKEFGNQENITPFMDSLAQKSVFFNDLYATGTRTVRGMEAVTLCIPPTPGQSIVKRPENQNLYTVCSVFKSRNYDCNFFYGGDGYFDNMNAYFGGNGFTIYDRGRGSVLSDAIKTIRNNINDNEVTFENAWGICDEDIFNKMLKVADAQYKDKKPFFNFVMTTSNHRPYTYPEGKIDIPSGTSRQGAVKYTDFALKQLFKKAGKKPWFKNTIFVIIADHCASSAGKDEIDVANYHIPAFIVNLPQQYNQKISKQCSQIDLWPTLFSIFNWNYESDFFGKNVLDPKFEERALMGTYRKLVLMKKEKVMILSDQKKQAFYTWNKQDNSLKSIPMNQSFLEETISWYQTADYLFTNKLLQ is encoded by the coding sequence ATGAGTATATTATCACCTAGATTCGGCAGATATTCGCTGTTGTTTCATTTTATGATCTGGTTTTTAATCCTGTCACAAATTTTACGATTCTCTTTTTTTGTCTGGCAATATGACGAAGTTTCCTGGAACATTTTTGATGTATTAAAAACGCTGTTTACCGGCTTATTTTTTGATATCGGAACGATTTCTTTTATTTCTTTATCAGGAATAATCTATTATACTTTAATGCCCAACAGATGGATAGGTTCTTTGGTTGATAAAATATTTGTTTCCTTTTTTACCGCATTAACAACCTTTATATTAGTCTTTACTTTTTTTGCCGAATTAACGTTTTGGGATGAATTTAAAACCCGATTCAACTTTATCGCCGTCGATTATTTAATTTATACACATGAAGTTGTCGCTAATATTGAGCAATCTTATCCGTTGCCAATATTAGTTGGAGGCGTGTTATTGCTAACGGCTGTTTTTCTTTTTATTTTTTATAAGAAGAATGCTTTCGCCGATACTTTTATTTACGAAGCTTCTGTAAAAACAAGACTCTTTATATTGTCCGGTTTTGCTGCGATCGCATTATTTTTTTGCTTTTTTATTTCTAATTATCAGGCAGAATGGTCTTCGAACCGTTATAATTCTGAAATTTCAAAATCAGGAATTTATTCGTTTTTTGCTGCTTTTAGAAACAATCAGATGAAATATGTCGATTTTTATACGTCGATTGATAACAACAAGGCTTTCGGAATTATTAAAAATAAATTAGCCGATTCTAACTCCAAATTCGATTCTAAAGGATATTCTATTCACAGAACTATTACGGACAGTACGACCTCTCTGGAAAATAAAAATGTTGTATTTATTCTTGTAGAAAGCCTTAGCGGAAGTTTTTTGAAGGAGTTTGGAAACCAGGAAAACATAACGCCTTTTATGGACAGTCTGGCTCAGAAAAGTGTTTTCTTTAATGATCTTTATGCAACAGGCACAAGAACTGTTCGCGGAATGGAAGCTGTTACGCTCTGCATCCCGCCAACTCCCGGACAATCGATTGTAAAACGACCTGAAAATCAAAATCTTTATACGGTTTGCAGCGTTTTTAAATCGAGAAATTATGATTGCAATTTCTTTTACGGCGGCGACGGTTATTTTGATAATATGAACGCGTATTTTGGTGGAAATGGCTTTACTATTTATGACCGCGGACGTGGAAGTGTTTTAAGCGATGCCATTAAAACAATCCGAAATAATATAAATGACAACGAAGTAACGTTTGAAAATGCGTGGGGAATTTGTGATGAGGATATTTTTAATAAAATGCTTAAAGTTGCCGATGCACAATACAAAGACAAAAAGCCTTTTTTTAATTTTGTAATGACAACTTCAAACCACAGACCTTATACATATCCTGAAGGAAAAATTGATATTCCGTCAGGAACAAGCCGTCAGGGTGCTGTAAAATACACTGATTTTGCCTTAAAACAATTGTTTAAAAAAGCAGGTAAAAAACCGTGGTTTAAAAACACTATATTTGTCATCATTGCAGATCATTGCGCAAGCAGTGCAGGGAAAGACGAAATTGATGTTGCCAATTATCATATTCCCGCCTTTATTGTAAACTTACCACAGCAATACAATCAAAAAATTTCCAAACAATGTTCCCAAATTGATCTTTGGCCAACGCTATTCTCCATTTTTAACTGGAATTACGAATCTGATTTTTTTGGAAAAAACGTCTTAGATCCAAAATTTGAAGAACGTGCCCTTATGGGAACGTATCGTAAGCTTGTGTTGATGAAAAAAGAAAAAGTGATGATTCTTTCCGATCAAAAAAAGCAGGCATTTTATACCTGGAATAAACAAGATAACAGCTTAAAATCGATACCAATGAATCAATCATTTCTCGAAGAAACGATTTCGTGGTATCAAACTGCTGATTATCTATTTACAAATAAACTTTTACAATAA
- a CDS encoding TonB-dependent receptor domain-containing protein translates to MLSFLTMRAFIITAQNHSTAVSGLVKDKNTKQPVSYANVVLKLAANQKFISGTVTNEEGRFTLPNTASGNYLLEITSIGYKTKSQKVFVGTLSEYLDLNTIDIDEDINALSEVVINSKATEASSKMDKKVFSVADNITQSGGSVLQSMQSLPGVTINDGKVQLRGNDKVMILIDGKQTALTGFGNQSGLDNIPASAIEKIEIINNPSAKFDANGNAGIINIIYKKNKQEGLNGKVGISSGYGALWQRKSNLPTIRPQYEVTPKMNPSFSLNYRKNKVNTYLQADYLYTETLNKNEFVTRTYDDGTIINQQTVRNRNTHFTTLKTGIDWNYNEHNTFAFSGLFGSEKILDNGDEPFFNHDYSQRLRLWQFLEDELKTTVMASASYEHKFKEAGHKLNAGINYTYHREDEKYFFTNILPSFTGKDAFKLLSDEKVVDVNFDYVEPLKYGRFEAGFKFRNREIPTNMQFFPGQNSPIDANAGGWANYKEIIPALYSNYIYETNKIEAELGLRYEYVKLQYDVNPNHPTYKSNGYHYTEPFPSVRFGYKIDDQNKLTAFYNRRVDRPSEVDIRIFPKYDDAEIIKVGNPALHPQFTTAFEVGYKRNLVKGYFTSSIYYRVVNGTITRIATTVPGSTLIYNVFQNADESSSFGIEAVYSKEVTSWYSFNINGNLYKNTIDAFTVTNLYPVPSTYYGESQEIVSGNLKLNNSLQLDKSLKTQVSVIYLAPDIIPQGKIDSRFSVDLGLKKTVQKGRGEVFLNATDIFNTLVIQKEIQGSDFAYHSKDYYETQVIRFGYSYKF, encoded by the coding sequence ATGCTTTCATTTCTAACAATGAGAGCTTTCATTATAACAGCACAAAACCATTCGACAGCAGTTTCCGGACTTGTAAAAGATAAAAACACAAAACAGCCGGTTTCTTATGCCAATGTTGTTTTAAAATTGGCGGCAAATCAAAAATTTATTTCAGGAACAGTTACTAATGAAGAAGGACGTTTTACGCTTCCTAATACCGCTTCTGGAAACTATTTGCTGGAAATCACTTCTATAGGTTATAAAACAAAATCGCAAAAAGTATTTGTTGGTACATTATCTGAATATCTTGATCTTAATACGATTGATATTGATGAAGATATTAATGCATTATCTGAAGTTGTAATAAATTCAAAAGCCACGGAAGCAAGTTCAAAAATGGACAAAAAAGTATTTTCTGTAGCAGATAATATTACGCAAAGCGGCGGATCTGTTTTACAATCGATGCAAAGTCTTCCGGGCGTTACCATAAACGACGGAAAAGTGCAGTTAAGAGGAAATGATAAAGTCATGATTTTAATTGATGGAAAACAAACGGCTTTAACCGGGTTTGGAAATCAATCCGGTTTGGATAATATTCCGGCTTCTGCCATCGAAAAAATTGAAATTATCAACAATCCTTCTGCCAAATTTGATGCGAACGGAAATGCGGGCATCATCAATATTATTTACAAAAAAAACAAGCAGGAAGGACTTAACGGAAAGGTGGGAATCAGTTCCGGATATGGCGCGCTTTGGCAACGAAAATCAAACCTGCCAACAATACGTCCGCAATACGAAGTAACGCCAAAAATGAATCCTTCGTTTTCATTAAACTATCGCAAAAATAAAGTAAACACTTATCTGCAAGCAGATTATCTCTACACAGAAACGCTTAATAAAAATGAGTTTGTAACACGAACTTACGATGACGGAACGATTATAAACCAACAAACGGTACGCAATCGAAATACGCATTTTACAACGCTTAAAACCGGAATAGACTGGAATTATAACGAGCATAATACATTTGCTTTTTCGGGACTTTTTGGAAGTGAAAAAATTCTTGACAACGGCGATGAACCGTTTTTTAATCACGATTATTCGCAGCGTTTGCGTCTTTGGCAATTTCTTGAAGATGAACTTAAAACAACCGTTATGGCAAGCGCATCTTACGAACACAAGTTTAAAGAAGCAGGTCATAAATTAAATGCCGGAATTAATTATACGTATCACCGCGAAGACGAAAAATATTTCTTTACCAATATTTTGCCTTCTTTTACAGGAAAAGATGCCTTTAAATTACTTTCAGACGAAAAAGTGGTTGATGTTAATTTTGATTATGTCGAACCTTTAAAATACGGTCGTTTTGAAGCCGGTTTCAAATTTAGAAACAGAGAAATTCCAACCAACATGCAGTTTTTTCCCGGACAAAACTCTCCTATTGATGCCAATGCCGGCGGTTGGGCAAATTATAAAGAAATTATTCCTGCCTTATATTCTAATTATATCTACGAAACCAATAAAATCGAAGCAGAACTTGGACTTCGTTATGAATATGTAAAATTGCAATATGACGTAAACCCAAATCATCCTACCTATAAAAGTAATGGTTATCATTATACAGAACCTTTTCCGAGTGTTCGTTTTGGATATAAAATAGACGATCAGAATAAATTAACGGCTTTTTACAACCGCAGAGTCGACAGACCAAGCGAAGTCGATATTCGTATTTTTCCTAAATATGACGATGCCGAAATTATTAAAGTAGGAAATCCAGCGCTTCATCCTCAATTTACCACCGCTTTTGAAGTTGGTTATAAAAGGAATCTCGTAAAAGGATATTTTACTTCGTCAATATATTACAGAGTAGTTAACGGAACTATAACCCGTATCGCGACAACAGTTCCGGGAAGTACGCTTATTTATAACGTATTTCAAAATGCAGATGAAAGCAGTTCTTTCGGGATTGAAGCTGTTTATTCTAAAGAAGTTACGTCATGGTATTCATTTAATATAAACGGAAACCTGTATAAAAATACCATAGATGCTTTTACAGTGACCAATTTATATCCTGTACCAAGCACTTATTATGGTGAAAGTCAGGAAATAGTATCAGGAAACCTGAAACTAAACAATAGTTTACAATTAGACAAAAGTCTAAAAACACAGGTTTCAGTAATTTATCTGGCTCCGGACATTATTCCGCAGGGAAAAATCGATTCCAGATTTTCTGTTGATTTAGGGTTAAAAAAGACCGTTCAGAAAGGAAGAGGAGAAGTTTTTTTAAACGCTACAGACATCTTTAATACACTTGTAATACAAAAAGAAATTCAGGGTTCAGACTTTGCCTACCACAGCAAAGATTATTATGAAACACAGGTAATTAGATTTGGTTACAGCTACAAATTTTAA
- a CDS encoding sensor histidine kinase has product MNKKKLLHKTTRSFLVFAVIILLISAPVFYYISQWLYIYETEEVLLMHKGEFVKESHKNFTPADIAAWNKYNRDVMIVPDIGITKDSIIGKMMFDATAGEEEPFYLIYAPVEINGKRYTYTEKINLLEMEGMVFSVAAMFFFIIIILLTGVIWLSKTTSEKLWKPFYNTLNQIHDFEIDKNKPPHFIATDIDEFDRLNKSLEQLIEKNTAIYKSQREFVENAAHELQTPLALFQTKIDTLSQLELNKEQSNLVGSLSKDVSRLNRLNKNLLLLSKIDNEIYLEKSDVSINEYLKKHLDFFTEQASSKNLTVITEFTADLKINSNPALTEVLINNLFLNAIRHNEKNGKIIITTLENELLFLNTGQKTPLIMDKLFNRFSKSGPSSQGNGLGLAIVKKIAELNKWEIDYSFYNDLHSFSIKF; this is encoded by the coding sequence ATGAATAAAAAAAAATTACTTCATAAAACAACCAGAAGCTTTCTTGTTTTTGCGGTTATCATTCTCTTGATTTCTGCTCCTGTTTTTTATTATATCAGCCAATGGCTTTATATTTATGAAACGGAAGAAGTTTTACTCATGCACAAAGGCGAATTTGTAAAAGAAAGCCATAAAAATTTTACGCCCGCAGATATTGCTGCCTGGAACAAATACAATCGCGACGTGATGATTGTTCCTGATATCGGCATTACCAAAGATTCTATTATTGGTAAAATGATGTTTGATGCGACCGCCGGCGAAGAAGAACCTTTTTATCTTATTTATGCTCCCGTAGAAATAAATGGCAAAAGATATACGTATACCGAAAAAATTAATCTGCTGGAAATGGAAGGAATGGTTTTTAGTGTAGCCGCTATGTTTTTCTTCATTATTATAATATTGCTTACCGGCGTTATCTGGTTGTCTAAAACTACTTCAGAAAAATTATGGAAACCATTTTATAACACCCTCAATCAGATTCATGATTTTGAAATTGATAAAAACAAACCGCCTCATTTTATTGCTACGGATATTGACGAATTTGACCGTTTGAATAAAAGTCTGGAACAGCTTATTGAAAAAAATACCGCTATTTATAAAAGTCAAAGGGAATTTGTCGAAAATGCCGCGCATGAACTTCAAACGCCGCTGGCTTTATTTCAAACAAAAATAGATACATTATCGCAGCTTGAACTCAATAAAGAACAATCTAATCTTGTGGGTTCTTTAAGTAAAGATGTTTCAAGACTAAACCGACTTAATAAAAATTTGCTGCTGCTTTCTAAAATTGATAATGAAATTTATCTTGAAAAAAGTGACGTTTCCATTAATGAGTATTTAAAAAAACATCTTGACTTTTTTACTGAACAGGCTTCGTCAAAAAATTTAACCGTAATAACAGAATTTACGGCAGATTTGAAAATAAACAGTAATCCTGCTTTAACAGAAGTATTAATCAATAATTTGTTTTTGAATGCGATTCGCCACAACGAAAAAAATGGCAAAATCATTATTACCACGCTCGAAAATGAATTATTATTTTTGAATACAGGACAAAAAACACCGCTTATTATGGACAAGCTTTTTAATCGTTTTTCTAAAAGTGGTCCTTCATCACAAGGAAACGGACTTGGTTTGGCGATTGTAAAGAAAATTGCAGAACTCAATAAATGGGAAATCGACTATTCTTTTTACAACGATTTGCACAGTTTTAGCATCAAGTTTTAA
- a CDS encoding response regulator transcription factor, with product MKILIIEDEREIAQNIKNYFKTNGIQCETAENYKLALNKIDSYDYDCILLDLMLPDGDGFDILRELKNKNKTEGVIVISAKETLETRIEGFNLGADDYLTKPFHLAELLVRMQALIRRKNFKGNNSIIFNEIVIEIFSKTVTVNDQKLDITKKELDLLLFLIGNEDKVLSKAAIAEHLSGDMADMLDNHDFIYAHIKNLKKKLSQAGGGDYIKTVYGLGYKWENE from the coding sequence ATGAAAATTTTAATTATCGAAGATGAGCGCGAAATCGCTCAAAACATTAAAAATTACTTTAAAACCAACGGTATTCAATGTGAAACTGCCGAAAACTACAAATTGGCTTTAAACAAAATTGACAGTTATGATTATGACTGCATTTTGCTGGATCTTATGTTGCCGGATGGTGATGGCTTTGATATATTAAGAGAACTTAAAAATAAAAATAAAACCGAAGGCGTAATTGTTATTTCTGCCAAAGAAACACTGGAAACCCGTATTGAAGGCTTTAATCTTGGCGCAGATGATTATCTTACCAAACCTTTTCATTTAGCAGAACTTTTAGTGAGAATGCAGGCATTAATTCGCCGCAAGAATTTTAAAGGCAATAACAGTATTATTTTTAACGAAATTGTAATTGAAATTTTCTCTAAAACGGTTACGGTAAACGATCAAAAATTAGATATTACCAAAAAAGAATTAGATTTATTATTATTTTTAATTGGTAATGAGGATAAAGTTTTATCTAAAGCTGCGATTGCCGAACATCTTTCGGGAGATATGGCAGATATGCTGGACAATCACGATTTTATATATGCACATATCAAGAATTTGAAAAAGAAACTGAGTCAGGCGGGCGGCGGCGATTATATTAAAACGGTGTATGGTTTGGGATACAAATGGGAAAATGAATAA
- a CDS encoding DUF4856 domain-containing protein: MNLRRITLSALPILVLGFASCSNDDNNTPEETFNYTVPATYVFDRNAATTIDFSGQTARLTMLDEMGNLYKTSATAGTVLDDNILSDMFANTNNRFAGAGLNASGKQLRDKTAGSKDYFTLLLGGGTTAEQVSVRAFFETQFDNGNMASKGAAAAPEVAGIYLDGTTKRLYAANGLEPQQVLLKGMMGASLLDQLCNNYLSVNKLDEATNKADNTKKVFVTGTNYTAMEHNWDEAYGYVYGGDNVTVTPNVFKYWSSYINQVAADTDFKSLKGDIDLAFRTGRAAIVANDYKVRDAQIDIIKAKIALVPAVRAVFYLQEGKSKLAAGDGGIKAFHALSETYGFIMSLRYTNKPGTNAPYFSKTEVDAMLATLVSGPNGLWDIDNLSPKLDALSTQIATKFGFTVAQAATVN; this comes from the coding sequence ATGAATTTAAGAAGAATAACATTATCTGCTTTGCCAATTTTAGTGTTGGGTTTTGCATCATGTTCAAATGATGATAACAATACGCCGGAAGAAACTTTTAACTATACAGTACCTGCTACTTATGTATTTGACAGAAACGCTGCAACAACAATTGATTTTTCAGGACAAACAGCCAGATTAACCATGCTGGATGAAATGGGAAACCTTTATAAAACCAGTGCTACTGCGGGAACGGTATTAGATGATAACATTTTATCTGATATGTTTGCCAATACAAACAATCGTTTTGCAGGAGCAGGCTTAAATGCGTCCGGAAAACAATTAAGAGACAAAACAGCGGGTTCTAAAGATTATTTTACATTATTATTAGGCGGCGGAACAACTGCTGAACAAGTGAGTGTTCGTGCTTTTTTTGAAACACAATTTGATAACGGAAACATGGCTTCTAAAGGTGCTGCAGCAGCTCCCGAAGTTGCAGGTATTTACCTTGACGGAACTACAAAACGTTTGTATGCTGCAAACGGTTTAGAGCCACAACAGGTTTTGTTAAAAGGAATGATGGGTGCAAGTTTGCTGGATCAGCTTTGCAACAATTATTTAAGCGTAAACAAATTAGACGAAGCGACTAACAAAGCTGACAATACGAAGAAAGTTTTTGTTACCGGAACTAATTATACGGCAATGGAGCACAATTGGGATGAAGCTTACGGATATGTTTACGGTGGCGATAATGTAACTGTAACTCCTAATGTATTTAAATACTGGAGCAGTTATATCAATCAGGTTGCTGCAGATACTGATTTTAAATCTTTAAAAGGAGATATTGATTTAGCGTTTCGTACCGGTAGAGCGGCTATTGTAGCAAATGATTACAAAGTTCGTGATGCTCAAATTGACATTATCAAAGCAAAAATTGCATTGGTTCCTGCGGTTCGTGCAGTATTTTATCTTCAGGAAGGAAAATCTAAATTAGCAGCCGGCGATGGCGGAATTAAAGCTTTTCACGCTTTGTCTGAAACCTATGGTTTTATTATGTCATTAAGATATACCAATAAACCGGGAACAAATGCTCCGTATTTCTCTAAAACAGAAGTAGATGCAATGCTTGCTACTTTAGTAAGCGGACCAAACGGATTATGGGATATCGATAATCTTTCTCCAAAATTGGATGCTTTGTCTACACAAATTGCAACAAAATTTGGATTTACAGTTGCTCAGGCAGCTACGGTAAATTAG